A DNA window from Zingiber officinale cultivar Zhangliang chromosome 3A, Zo_v1.1, whole genome shotgun sequence contains the following coding sequences:
- the LOC122052501 gene encoding receptor-like serine/threonine-protein kinase SD1-8, translating to MSGRAAAYFLLYFASAFLFLSYADDSTLTPSQLLGDDDDDGGRGNLISTGGRFELGFFSPKGSSNRYIGIWYHSISDKATKVWVANGVHPVPNRSGRLFVTADGRLVLADGNSTVFWSSGNVSTVAVGAIARLQDDGNLVVKDGSDTVVWQSFDFPTDTILPGMKMGWNRTSGHNISLRAWTNESDPTPGNFVMGMDLNGVPQELVWNNMVPFWRLGPWNGQYMGGAPEVIAENLMDYAFVVNSQMFVYWYALRDPLVLARITLSSDGHIVVWAWLDEAQSWISQAEFPRDVCDYLNSTSSCGPYSLCSPTVYPTCACLEGFRPKNQKNWDLRVWSDGCVRKTELNDCRTDTVGFFRLRNAKLPDTSRATVDWSMINMDDCKALCLKDCSCMAYARANISGSGSGCIIWTHELIDMKFYNNVFGQELYLKLAARDIPSRSAYSRSRRLVLIVLVPLSAAFVLICAGGFIWYTKRRNTSEDGLTIDEGKGLELDLPLLDFSKIVDATNNFSTSNILGEGGFGLVYKGNLGEDQEIAVKRLSKTSTQGVDEFKNEVMLTAKLQHRNLVRLFGCCIQGGERILVYEYMPNGSLDSFLFDKTKSTLLDWQTRYDIIVGIARGLLYLHHDSRFKIIHRDLKASNILLDKGMNPKISDFGMARIFGSDETEVNTRRVVGTYGYMSPEYVIDGIISVKSDIFSFGVLILEIISGQRSKTTYYSESQINLLGYAWKLWKAGEALKLVDETLGTSFPTDDVLRCIKIGLLCVQERPGDRPTMPITVKMLGGESAFIPDPKQPGFFNLKNHIDSDSSTKRSSRNNVSITLLEGR from the exons ATGAGTGGAAGAGCCGCCGCCTATTTTCTTCTCTATTTCGCCTCtgctttcctcttcctctcttatgCAGACGACAGTACCTTAACTCCCTCCCAACTTCTCGGGGACGACGACGACGATGGCGGCAGAGGAAACTTGATCTCCACCGGAGGCAGGTTCGAGTTGGGCTTCTTCAGCCCCAAAGGCTCAAGCAATCGCTACATAGGCATATGGTACCACAGCATCTCTGACAAAGCCACCAAGGTATGGGTCGCCAACGGCGTCCACCCGGTCCCCAACCGCTCAGGACGCctcttcgtgacggccgacggaaGGCTTGTCCTCGCCGACGGGAACTCTACCGTCTTTTGGTCTTCAGGAAACGTCTCGACGGTCGCTGTCGGCGCGATCGCGAGACTCCAAGACGACGGGAACTTGGTGGTCAAAGACGGCAGCGACACGGTCGTCTGGCAGAGCTTCGATTTCCCGACGGACACAATACTCCCAGGGATGAAAATGGGGTGGAACAGGACGAGCGGCCACAACATCAGCCTCAGGGCCTGGACGAACGAGAGCGATCCGACGCCGGGCAACTTCGTGATGGGCATGGATTTGAATGGAGTGCCTCAGGAGTTGGTTTGGAACAACATGGTGCCGTTCTGGCGCTTGGGGCCTTGGAACGGACAGTACATGGGCGGCGCCCCAGAAGTTATCGCAGAAAATCTGATGGATTATGCCTTCGTAGTTAACTCCCAGATGTTTGTCTATTGGTACGCTCTCCGTGATCCTTTGGTGCTTGCGAGGATAACCCTCAGCTCAGATGGCCACATAGTAGTCTGGGCGTGGTTAGACGAAGCTCAGTCATGGATATCGCAAGCAGAGTTCCCAAGGGACGTATGCGATTACCTCAACTCCACTTCCTCTTGCGGCCCTTACAGCTTGTGCTCCCCCACTGTGTACCCCACCTGTGCTTGCCTCGAAGGGTTTCGTCCCAAGAATCAGAAGAACTGGGACCTCCGCGTGTGGTCCGACGGGTGCGTGAGGAAGACGGAGTTAAACGATTGCCGCACCGACACTGTTGGATTCTTCAGGTTGAGGAATGCCAAGCTGCCGGACACATCGCGAGCTACGGTAGATTGGAGCATGATAAACATGGACGATTGTAAGGCTCTGTGTCTGAAGGACTGCTCCTGCATGGCTTATGCAAGGGCCAACATTAGTGGGAGCGGAAGTGGCTGCATTATTTGGACCCACGAGCTCATCGATATGAAATTTTATAACAATGTATTCGGTCAGGAACTCTACCTCAAGCTCGCAGCCAGGGACATAC CGTCACGATCCGCGTATTCTCGCAGCAGGCGTCTAGTTTTGATCGTATTGGTGCCACTGTCGGCAGCTTTTGTCTTGATTTGTGCTGGTGGCTTCATTTGGTACACAAAGAGGCGAAACACTAGCGAAG ACGGCCTTACTATTGATGAAGGAAAAGGACTTGAGCTAGACCTACCATTACTTGACTTTAGCAAAATTGTGGATGCAACAAACAATTTCTCAACTAGCAACATACTTGGCGAGGGTGGCTTTGGGTTGGTGTACAAG GGTAATTTAGGAGAGGATCAAGAGATAGCGGTCAAGAGACTATCTAAAACATCAACCCAAGGGGTGGACGAGTTCAAAAATGAGGTAATGCTAACTGCTAAGCTCCAACATAGAAATCTTGTTCGACTTTTTGGTTGTTGCATCCAAGGAGGGGAAAGAATATTGGTTTATGAATATATGCCCAATGGAAGCTTGGATTCTTTTCTATTCG ATAAAACCAAAAGTACATTGTTGGACTGGCAAACACGATATGACATCATTGTTGGGATTGCTCGAGGTCTTCTTTATCTCCATCATGATTCTAGATTTAAGATTATTCACAGAGACTTGAAGGCTAGCAATATTCTCCTTGATAAAGGAATGAATCCCAAGATATCTGACTTTGGCATGGCAAGAATATTTGGAAGTGATGAAACAGAAGTTAACACAAGAAGAGTTGTAGGAACATA TGGATATATGTCACCTGAATATGTTATAGATGGGATTATATCAGTGAAATCTGATATATTTAGTTTTGGTGTGTTAATACTTGAAATTATAAGTGGTCAAAGGAGCAAAACAACTTATTACTCAGAGAGCCAAATAAATCTTTTAGGATAC GCATGGAAATTATGGAAAGCGGGTGAAGCGCTCAAGCTAGTTGATGAAACACTTGGAACTTCATTCCCTACGGATGATGTTTTGAGATGTATAAAGATCGGACTTTTGTGTGTTCAAGAACGGCCAGGGGATCGACCAACAATGCCCATCACAGTGAAAATGTTGGGTGGCGAAAGTGCTTTCATACCGGATCCTAAACAACCtggtttttttaatttaaaaaatcatattgaTAGTGATTCATCCACAAAAAGGTCATCTAGAAATAATGTATCAATCACATTGCTAGAAGGTCGATAG